From a single Larimichthys crocea isolate SSNF chromosome XIII, L_crocea_2.0, whole genome shotgun sequence genomic region:
- the nod1 gene encoding nucleotide-binding oligomerization domain-containing protein 1 isoform X1, which yields MHQIEEANMSCLNILTYHRELLVSRLKSVQCILDNMLACGYICEEEAEMVQRTVTKTDQVRKILELVQFKGEEACEYFLYIIYKVREAYIDLQPLLKEINYNPSNDIAVMNVVNTDPISRYCEKLRHEMSRDTSFIMSYGQREESRLEELYTDTQIELLNDCNEGQGFLESLDQLLGDHAVFNSQGETICVMGDAGVGKSILLQKLQNLWSKKELQTDAIFFFKFRCRMFSVLKDTEQISLRQLLFKYNCYPDLDPDNEVFDYILRFPEKIIFTFDGYDEIQEDLELMDVPEVVSPEDKAHPLQLLISLLCGKLLKGSQKVLTARTGIEIQKKVIRKKVVLRGFSSAHLKTYLDLHFKEQEHKELVSVQLDASPHLSGLCSTPLFCWIVFKSFKHLHSMHDSFDLPEACITLTDIFLLLSEVFLSHSASPAPALLKKRARCTSETFKGGLRSLTAFAKLALQGMERGSLICSQEEITECGLTEEDLPLGFLKTVREYDSCGSPATFEFLHGTLQSFLAAFALILDEQAAVSSILKFFAECSRRRHSCLPFDLCIRNSSKPSEKEPFTSNEHLQFTNLFLSGLLSKAHTGLMEHLVSPGLLKKKQALLKSYLSTSVKSHLYGLPHYESDKGNKVHVLPNFLWILRCVFETGSKDIARMTAKGITADSIKLGYCNVFSGDCTALNFVLQHRKKLLGLDMDNNNISDYGVKQLKPSFCKMTVVRLCVNHLSDSSMEVLAEELCKHKVVRVLGLYSNHITDVGAKLVAQIIEECPKLEVVKIGKNKISAVGGKFLASAIQKSTSIFDVGMWGNTIGDEGAEAFAEALRHHPRLTNLSLSANGITSKGGKCLAAALKENSVLRIFWLVQNELTDDAAPHLAELVQANTGLSHLWLISNQFTVDGIKHLAEALTHNTALKEICIKGNQLTEEEQKQFEEEKRLRFH from the exons ATGCATCAGATAGAAGAAGCCAACATGTCGTGCCTGAACATCCTCACCTACCACAGAGAGCTGCTGGTGTCCAGGCTGAAGAGTGTTCAGTGCATTCTGGACAACATGCTGGCCTGTGGCTACATCTGtgaagaggaagctgagatGGTACAGCGGACTGTGACCAAGACGGACCAG gTGCGCAAAATCTTGGAGCTGGTCCAGTTCAAAGGGGAGGAGGCCTGTGAATACTTTCTGTACATCATATATAAAGTACGCGAAGCGTACATAGACCTCCAGCCATTGCTGAAAGAGATCAATTACAACCCAAGCAATGACATCGCTGTGATGAATGTGGTTAACACAGATCCCA TCAGCAGGTATTGTGAGAAGTTGAGGCATGAGATGAGCCGGGACACCTCCTTCATCATGTCGTACGGCCAGAGAGAGGAGTCCCGTCTGGAGGAGCTGTACACGGACACACAGATAGAACTGCTCAACGACTGCAATGAAGGTCAAGGCTTCTTAGAGAGTCTGGACCAGCTCCTAGGAGACCACGCGGTCTTCAATTCCCAAGGTGAAACCATCTGTGTAATGGGGGATGCCGGCGTGGGGAAATCTATCCTCCTGCAGAAGCTCCAGAACCTCTGGTCCAAGaaagagctgcagacagacgcTATCTTCTTCTTTAAGTTCCGCTGTAGGATGTTCAGCGTATTGAAAGACACAGAACAGATCTCCCTCAGACAACTTTTGTTCAAATACAACTGCTACCCAGACCTCGATCCAGATAATGAGGTATTTGATTACATCCTGCGCTTCCCTGAGAAGATCATCTTTACATTTGACGGCTACGATGAGATTCAGGAGGATCTGGAACTGATGGATGTACCTGAAGTGGTGTCACCAGAAGACAAGGCACACCCCCTTCAGCTGCTCATCAGCTTGCTCTGTGGGAAACTGCTCAAGGGCTCCCAGAAGGTGCTGACGGCCCGGACAGGGATCGAGATCCAGAAAAAGGTGATCAGGAAGAAGGTGGTGCTGCGGGGGTTCTCCTCTGCTCACCTGAAGACATACCTTGACCTTCACTTTAAGGAGCAGGAGCACAAAGAGCTGGTGTCGGTTCAGCTGGATGCCAGCCCCCACCTCTCCGGCCTGTGTTCCACCCCACTGTTCTGCTGGATTGTGTTCAAGAGTTTTAAACACCTGCACAGCATGCACGATAGTTTTGACCTGCCCGAAGCCTGCATCACCCTCACCGACATCTTCCTCCTGCTGTCCGAGGTGTTCCTCAGCCACTCAGCCTCACCTGCACCTGCTCTGCTGAAGAAAAGAGCCCGGTGTACCTCAGAGACATTCAAAGGAGGCCTCAGGTCCCTCACTGCATTTGCCAAATTGGCACTTCAGGGTATGGAGAGAGGTAGCTTGATCTGCAGCCAGGAGGAGATCACAGAGTGCGGCCTGACAGAGGAGGACCTACCCCTGGGTTTTCTTAAAACCGTCCGTGAGTATGACAGCTGTGGAAGCCCTGCTACATTTGAGTTCCTCCATGGCACCCTCCAGTCTTTCTTAGCGGCGTTTGCACTCATATTGGATGAGCAGGCTGCTGTCAGCTCCATCCTTAAGTTCTTTGCAGAGTGCAGCAGGAGAAGACATTCCTGTCTGCCTTTTGACTTGTGCATCAGGAACTCTTCAAAGCCCAGTGAGAAGGAGCCGTTTACAAGTAACGAACACCTTCAGTTCACTAATCTGTTCTTGAGTGGACTGCTGTCCAAGGCTCACACCGGCTTGATGGAGCATCTTGTATCTCCTgggttattaaagaaaaaacaggccTTACTTAAATCCTACCTTTCCACCAGTGTGAAGTCCCACCTCTATGGTTTACCCCATTATGAGAGCGACAAGGGCAACAAAGTCCACGTGTTGCCCAACTTCCTGTGGATCCTGAGGTGCGTCTTTGAGACAGGGAGCAAAGACATCGCTCGGATGACGGCGAAAGGCATCACAGCCGACTCCATCAAGCTGGGCTACTGTAACGTGTTCTCAGGCGACTGCACCGCCCTGAACTTTGTACTGCAGCACCGCAAGAAGCTGCTCGGCCTCGACATGGATAACAACAACATCAGTGACTATGGGGTGAAGCAGCTGAAGCCCTCCTTTTGTAAGATGACAGTAGTGAG GTTGTGTGTGAATCACctgtctgacagcagcatgGAGGTTCTCGCTGAGGAGCTGTGTAAACACAAAGTGGTGAGGGTCTTAGG GCTTTACAGCAATCACATCACAGATGTTGGAGCCAAGCTAGTCGCTCAGATAATTGAGGAATGCCCAAAGCTGGAAGTTGTCAA GATTGGTAAAAACAAGATCTCTGCTGTTGGTGGGAAGTTTTTGGCCAGTGCGATTCAGAAGAGCACTTCTATATTTGATGTGGG AATGTGGGGGAACACTATCGGTGACGAGGGAGCAGAGGCATTCGCAGAAGCTTTGAGGCATCACCCGCGTCTGACCAACCTCAG TCTCTCAGCCAACGGCATCACATCTAAAGGCGGGAAGTGCCTGGCAGCAGCGCTGAAAGAGAACAGCGTCCTCAGGATATTCTG GTTAGTGCAGAATGAGCTGACTGATGACGCAGCTCCACACTTGGCTGAGCTGGTCCAAGCGAACACAGGTTTAAGCCACCTCTG gttAATCAGCAACCAGTTCACTGTGGACGGAATCAAACACCTGGCTGAGGCCCTCACTCACAACACGGCACTCAAAGAGATATG CATAAAGGGAAACCAGCTCACTGAAGAGGAACAGAAACAGtttgaggaggagaagaggctgCGCTTCCACTGA
- the nod1 gene encoding nucleotide-binding oligomerization domain-containing protein 1 isoform X3 has protein sequence MHQIEEANMSCLNILTYHRELLVSRLKSVQCILDNMLACGYICEEEAEMVQRTVTKTDQVRKILELVQFKGEEACEYFLYIIYKVREAYIDLQPLLKEINYNPSNDIAVMNVVNTDPISRYCEKLRHEMSRDTSFIMSYGQREESRLEELYTDTQIELLNDCNEGQGFLESLDQLLGDHAVFNSQGETICVMGDAGVGKSILLQKLQNLWSKKELQTDAIFFFKFRCRMFSVLKDTEQISLRQLLFKYNCYPDLDPDNEVFDYILRFPEKIIFTFDGYDEIQEDLELMDVPEVVSPEDKAHPLQLLISLLCGKLLKGSQKVLTARTGIEIQKKVIRKKVVLRGFSSAHLKTYLDLHFKEQEHKELVSVQLDASPHLSGLCSTPLFCWIVFKSFKHLHSMHDSFDLPEACITLTDIFLLLSEVFLSHSASPAPALLKKRARCTSETFKGGLRSLTAFAKLALQGMERGSLICSQEEITECGLTEEDLPLGFLKTVREYDSCGSPATFEFLHGTLQSFLAAFALILDEQAAVSSILKFFAECSRRRHSCLPFDLCIRNSSKPSEKEPFTSNEHLQFTNLFLSGLLSKAHTGLMEHLVSPGLLKKKQALLKSYLSTSVKSHLYGLPHYESDKGNKVHVLPNFLWILRCVFETGSKDIARMTAKGITADSIKLGYCNVFSGDCTALNFVLQHRKKLLGLDMDNNNISDYGVKQLKPSFCKMTVVRLCVNHLSDSSMEVLAEELCKHKVVRVLGLYSNHITDVGAKLVAQIIEECPKLEVVKIGKNKISAVGRKCLALLYLM, from the exons ATGCATCAGATAGAAGAAGCCAACATGTCGTGCCTGAACATCCTCACCTACCACAGAGAGCTGCTGGTGTCCAGGCTGAAGAGTGTTCAGTGCATTCTGGACAACATGCTGGCCTGTGGCTACATCTGtgaagaggaagctgagatGGTACAGCGGACTGTGACCAAGACGGACCAG gTGCGCAAAATCTTGGAGCTGGTCCAGTTCAAAGGGGAGGAGGCCTGTGAATACTTTCTGTACATCATATATAAAGTACGCGAAGCGTACATAGACCTCCAGCCATTGCTGAAAGAGATCAATTACAACCCAAGCAATGACATCGCTGTGATGAATGTGGTTAACACAGATCCCA TCAGCAGGTATTGTGAGAAGTTGAGGCATGAGATGAGCCGGGACACCTCCTTCATCATGTCGTACGGCCAGAGAGAGGAGTCCCGTCTGGAGGAGCTGTACACGGACACACAGATAGAACTGCTCAACGACTGCAATGAAGGTCAAGGCTTCTTAGAGAGTCTGGACCAGCTCCTAGGAGACCACGCGGTCTTCAATTCCCAAGGTGAAACCATCTGTGTAATGGGGGATGCCGGCGTGGGGAAATCTATCCTCCTGCAGAAGCTCCAGAACCTCTGGTCCAAGaaagagctgcagacagacgcTATCTTCTTCTTTAAGTTCCGCTGTAGGATGTTCAGCGTATTGAAAGACACAGAACAGATCTCCCTCAGACAACTTTTGTTCAAATACAACTGCTACCCAGACCTCGATCCAGATAATGAGGTATTTGATTACATCCTGCGCTTCCCTGAGAAGATCATCTTTACATTTGACGGCTACGATGAGATTCAGGAGGATCTGGAACTGATGGATGTACCTGAAGTGGTGTCACCAGAAGACAAGGCACACCCCCTTCAGCTGCTCATCAGCTTGCTCTGTGGGAAACTGCTCAAGGGCTCCCAGAAGGTGCTGACGGCCCGGACAGGGATCGAGATCCAGAAAAAGGTGATCAGGAAGAAGGTGGTGCTGCGGGGGTTCTCCTCTGCTCACCTGAAGACATACCTTGACCTTCACTTTAAGGAGCAGGAGCACAAAGAGCTGGTGTCGGTTCAGCTGGATGCCAGCCCCCACCTCTCCGGCCTGTGTTCCACCCCACTGTTCTGCTGGATTGTGTTCAAGAGTTTTAAACACCTGCACAGCATGCACGATAGTTTTGACCTGCCCGAAGCCTGCATCACCCTCACCGACATCTTCCTCCTGCTGTCCGAGGTGTTCCTCAGCCACTCAGCCTCACCTGCACCTGCTCTGCTGAAGAAAAGAGCCCGGTGTACCTCAGAGACATTCAAAGGAGGCCTCAGGTCCCTCACTGCATTTGCCAAATTGGCACTTCAGGGTATGGAGAGAGGTAGCTTGATCTGCAGCCAGGAGGAGATCACAGAGTGCGGCCTGACAGAGGAGGACCTACCCCTGGGTTTTCTTAAAACCGTCCGTGAGTATGACAGCTGTGGAAGCCCTGCTACATTTGAGTTCCTCCATGGCACCCTCCAGTCTTTCTTAGCGGCGTTTGCACTCATATTGGATGAGCAGGCTGCTGTCAGCTCCATCCTTAAGTTCTTTGCAGAGTGCAGCAGGAGAAGACATTCCTGTCTGCCTTTTGACTTGTGCATCAGGAACTCTTCAAAGCCCAGTGAGAAGGAGCCGTTTACAAGTAACGAACACCTTCAGTTCACTAATCTGTTCTTGAGTGGACTGCTGTCCAAGGCTCACACCGGCTTGATGGAGCATCTTGTATCTCCTgggttattaaagaaaaaacaggccTTACTTAAATCCTACCTTTCCACCAGTGTGAAGTCCCACCTCTATGGTTTACCCCATTATGAGAGCGACAAGGGCAACAAAGTCCACGTGTTGCCCAACTTCCTGTGGATCCTGAGGTGCGTCTTTGAGACAGGGAGCAAAGACATCGCTCGGATGACGGCGAAAGGCATCACAGCCGACTCCATCAAGCTGGGCTACTGTAACGTGTTCTCAGGCGACTGCACCGCCCTGAACTTTGTACTGCAGCACCGCAAGAAGCTGCTCGGCCTCGACATGGATAACAACAACATCAGTGACTATGGGGTGAAGCAGCTGAAGCCCTCCTTTTGTAAGATGACAGTAGTGAG GTTGTGTGTGAATCACctgtctgacagcagcatgGAGGTTCTCGCTGAGGAGCTGTGTAAACACAAAGTGGTGAGGGTCTTAGG GCTTTACAGCAATCACATCACAGATGTTGGAGCCAAGCTAGTCGCTCAGATAATTGAGGAATGCCCAAAGCTGGAAGTTGTCAA GATTGGTAAAAACAAGATCTCTGCTGTTGGGAGGAAGTGTTTGGCACTTCTATATTTGATGTGA
- the nod1 gene encoding nucleotide-binding oligomerization domain-containing protein 1 isoform X2: MSRDTSFIMSYGQREESRLEELYTDTQIELLNDCNEGQGFLESLDQLLGDHAVFNSQGETICVMGDAGVGKSILLQKLQNLWSKKELQTDAIFFFKFRCRMFSVLKDTEQISLRQLLFKYNCYPDLDPDNEVFDYILRFPEKIIFTFDGYDEIQEDLELMDVPEVVSPEDKAHPLQLLISLLCGKLLKGSQKVLTARTGIEIQKKVIRKKVVLRGFSSAHLKTYLDLHFKEQEHKELVSVQLDASPHLSGLCSTPLFCWIVFKSFKHLHSMHDSFDLPEACITLTDIFLLLSEVFLSHSASPAPALLKKRARCTSETFKGGLRSLTAFAKLALQGMERGSLICSQEEITECGLTEEDLPLGFLKTVREYDSCGSPATFEFLHGTLQSFLAAFALILDEQAAVSSILKFFAECSRRRHSCLPFDLCIRNSSKPSEKEPFTSNEHLQFTNLFLSGLLSKAHTGLMEHLVSPGLLKKKQALLKSYLSTSVKSHLYGLPHYESDKGNKVHVLPNFLWILRCVFETGSKDIARMTAKGITADSIKLGYCNVFSGDCTALNFVLQHRKKLLGLDMDNNNISDYGVKQLKPSFCKMTVVRLCVNHLSDSSMEVLAEELCKHKVVRVLGLYSNHITDVGAKLVAQIIEECPKLEVVKIGKNKISAVGGKFLASAIQKSTSIFDVGMWGNTIGDEGAEAFAEALRHHPRLTNLSLSANGITSKGGKCLAAALKENSVLRIFWLVQNELTDDAAPHLAELVQANTGLSHLWLISNQFTVDGIKHLAEALTHNTALKEICIKGNQLTEEEQKQFEEEKRLRFH, translated from the exons ATGAGCCGGGACACCTCCTTCATCATGTCGTACGGCCAGAGAGAGGAGTCCCGTCTGGAGGAGCTGTACACGGACACACAGATAGAACTGCTCAACGACTGCAATGAAGGTCAAGGCTTCTTAGAGAGTCTGGACCAGCTCCTAGGAGACCACGCGGTCTTCAATTCCCAAGGTGAAACCATCTGTGTAATGGGGGATGCCGGCGTGGGGAAATCTATCCTCCTGCAGAAGCTCCAGAACCTCTGGTCCAAGaaagagctgcagacagacgcTATCTTCTTCTTTAAGTTCCGCTGTAGGATGTTCAGCGTATTGAAAGACACAGAACAGATCTCCCTCAGACAACTTTTGTTCAAATACAACTGCTACCCAGACCTCGATCCAGATAATGAGGTATTTGATTACATCCTGCGCTTCCCTGAGAAGATCATCTTTACATTTGACGGCTACGATGAGATTCAGGAGGATCTGGAACTGATGGATGTACCTGAAGTGGTGTCACCAGAAGACAAGGCACACCCCCTTCAGCTGCTCATCAGCTTGCTCTGTGGGAAACTGCTCAAGGGCTCCCAGAAGGTGCTGACGGCCCGGACAGGGATCGAGATCCAGAAAAAGGTGATCAGGAAGAAGGTGGTGCTGCGGGGGTTCTCCTCTGCTCACCTGAAGACATACCTTGACCTTCACTTTAAGGAGCAGGAGCACAAAGAGCTGGTGTCGGTTCAGCTGGATGCCAGCCCCCACCTCTCCGGCCTGTGTTCCACCCCACTGTTCTGCTGGATTGTGTTCAAGAGTTTTAAACACCTGCACAGCATGCACGATAGTTTTGACCTGCCCGAAGCCTGCATCACCCTCACCGACATCTTCCTCCTGCTGTCCGAGGTGTTCCTCAGCCACTCAGCCTCACCTGCACCTGCTCTGCTGAAGAAAAGAGCCCGGTGTACCTCAGAGACATTCAAAGGAGGCCTCAGGTCCCTCACTGCATTTGCCAAATTGGCACTTCAGGGTATGGAGAGAGGTAGCTTGATCTGCAGCCAGGAGGAGATCACAGAGTGCGGCCTGACAGAGGAGGACCTACCCCTGGGTTTTCTTAAAACCGTCCGTGAGTATGACAGCTGTGGAAGCCCTGCTACATTTGAGTTCCTCCATGGCACCCTCCAGTCTTTCTTAGCGGCGTTTGCACTCATATTGGATGAGCAGGCTGCTGTCAGCTCCATCCTTAAGTTCTTTGCAGAGTGCAGCAGGAGAAGACATTCCTGTCTGCCTTTTGACTTGTGCATCAGGAACTCTTCAAAGCCCAGTGAGAAGGAGCCGTTTACAAGTAACGAACACCTTCAGTTCACTAATCTGTTCTTGAGTGGACTGCTGTCCAAGGCTCACACCGGCTTGATGGAGCATCTTGTATCTCCTgggttattaaagaaaaaacaggccTTACTTAAATCCTACCTTTCCACCAGTGTGAAGTCCCACCTCTATGGTTTACCCCATTATGAGAGCGACAAGGGCAACAAAGTCCACGTGTTGCCCAACTTCCTGTGGATCCTGAGGTGCGTCTTTGAGACAGGGAGCAAAGACATCGCTCGGATGACGGCGAAAGGCATCACAGCCGACTCCATCAAGCTGGGCTACTGTAACGTGTTCTCAGGCGACTGCACCGCCCTGAACTTTGTACTGCAGCACCGCAAGAAGCTGCTCGGCCTCGACATGGATAACAACAACATCAGTGACTATGGGGTGAAGCAGCTGAAGCCCTCCTTTTGTAAGATGACAGTAGTGAG GTTGTGTGTGAATCACctgtctgacagcagcatgGAGGTTCTCGCTGAGGAGCTGTGTAAACACAAAGTGGTGAGGGTCTTAGG GCTTTACAGCAATCACATCACAGATGTTGGAGCCAAGCTAGTCGCTCAGATAATTGAGGAATGCCCAAAGCTGGAAGTTGTCAA GATTGGTAAAAACAAGATCTCTGCTGTTGGTGGGAAGTTTTTGGCCAGTGCGATTCAGAAGAGCACTTCTATATTTGATGTGGG AATGTGGGGGAACACTATCGGTGACGAGGGAGCAGAGGCATTCGCAGAAGCTTTGAGGCATCACCCGCGTCTGACCAACCTCAG TCTCTCAGCCAACGGCATCACATCTAAAGGCGGGAAGTGCCTGGCAGCAGCGCTGAAAGAGAACAGCGTCCTCAGGATATTCTG GTTAGTGCAGAATGAGCTGACTGATGACGCAGCTCCACACTTGGCTGAGCTGGTCCAAGCGAACACAGGTTTAAGCCACCTCTG gttAATCAGCAACCAGTTCACTGTGGACGGAATCAAACACCTGGCTGAGGCCCTCACTCACAACACGGCACTCAAAGAGATATG CATAAAGGGAAACCAGCTCACTGAAGAGGAACAGAAACAGtttgaggaggagaagaggctgCGCTTCCACTGA